The following proteins come from a genomic window of Heyndrickxia acidicola:
- a CDS encoding MBL fold metallo-hydrolase has translation MLQFNKNNVTVYQSSLWKTTSTVFETDNFILIIDPAWLPHEINEIKSYVEQIRNGRELYLLFTHGDFDHIIGYGAFPDAKVIGSLGMADHPNKQYKLDLINNFDREYYIDRPYPIEFPTIDIVIKEDGQQLEIGNTFITFYLSPGHTHDGLFAIIEPQGIWITGDYLSDFELPYLFDSAKAYLNTLLKAEKILKNHFISVLVPGHGHLTGNRDEMNRRIELAQEYLNRLIESVKNGDSQTIEQLGKEMSYHSTFTKECHKKNIEIIQNEFV, from the coding sequence ATGCTACAATTTAATAAAAATAATGTAACGGTTTATCAAAGTTCCTTATGGAAAACTACTAGTACTGTGTTTGAAACGGATAATTTTATACTAATCATAGATCCTGCATGGCTGCCACATGAAATAAATGAAATTAAATCATATGTAGAACAAATTCGGAATGGAAGGGAACTATATTTGCTATTTACGCATGGTGATTTTGACCATATTATTGGATATGGAGCATTCCCAGATGCAAAAGTAATAGGAAGTTTGGGGATGGCAGACCATCCAAATAAGCAGTATAAACTCGATTTAATTAATAACTTTGATCGTGAGTATTACATAGATAGACCATATCCTATTGAATTTCCAACTATTGATATAGTTATCAAAGAAGATGGGCAACAACTTGAAATAGGTAATACTTTCATTACCTTTTACCTTTCACCCGGTCATACTCATGATGGATTATTTGCAATAATTGAACCACAAGGGATATGGATTACTGGAGACTATTTATCTGATTTTGAATTGCCTTATCTGTTTGATAGTGCTAAAGCCTATTTAAACACTCTATTGAAGGCTGAAAAAATCTTGAAGAACCATTTTATTAGTGTGCTTGTACCGGGGCATGGCCACTTAACAGGAAATAGAGACGAAATGAATAGAAGAATAGAGTTAGCTCAGGAATATTTAAATCGATTAATTGAATCTGTAAAAAATGGCGATAGTCAAACAATCGAACAACTAGGGAAAG
- a CDS encoding cupin domain-containing protein, producing the protein MGQKVEANFIGDAFLHMVFTDPKPLNTSIGNVTFAPGARNNWHSHKVGQVLLVTGGEGLYQEGGKPAQLLKTGDVVNIPPNVKHWHGATKESWFVHLAMTPVETEWLEPVEDEWYSSL; encoded by the coding sequence TTGGGACAAAAAGTAGAAGCGAATTTTATCGGGGATGCATTCTTACACATGGTATTTACTGATCCAAAGCCACTAAATACATCAATTGGAAATGTAACCTTTGCTCCGGGAGCTCGCAATAATTGGCACTCACATAAAGTTGGGCAAGTATTATTGGTTACTGGCGGTGAGGGCTTGTATCAAGAAGGAGGAAAACCAGCTCAATTGCTAAAAACGGGTGATGTGGTTAATATACCACCGAATGTGAAGCATTGGCATGGTGCGACAAAAGAAAGCTGGTTTGTTCACTTAGCTATGACACCAGTAGAAACGGAATGGTTAGAACCTGTCGAGGATGAGTGGTATAGCAGCTTATAA
- a CDS encoding LysR family transcriptional regulator yields the protein MIDFEWYRSFISIYKHRSVSAAAQARILTQPAMSQHLAALEAEVGEPLFIRAPRKMIPTDKGKELYTKLVPLIENLESMSMEIRHMSVIKSEPIVRLGSAVEYFTQNALGNLKELEIRLSVQFGTTAQLLEELQRDHIDLFIATQKLQIPGIEYTKIDVETFVVTAPPDYSTDALENNEIEQWLSGQKWLSYGLELPIIRRYWRANFGDRPFIEPFHVIPDLRAILSAIEHGMGVSILPLYLIQESVKQKKTNLLFPHLSVKNTLYAAYKVEKRDNPAIQQIIENLKKGLTD from the coding sequence ATGATAGATTTTGAATGGTATCGGAGCTTTATCAGTATCTATAAGCATCGATCCGTGTCTGCAGCAGCCCAGGCACGCATATTAACACAGCCTGCCATGAGTCAGCATCTCGCTGCTTTGGAGGCAGAGGTTGGAGAGCCGTTGTTTATTCGGGCTCCCCGCAAAATGATTCCGACGGATAAAGGGAAGGAGCTCTATACCAAGCTTGTTCCTTTAATTGAGAATCTGGAAAGTATGTCAATGGAAATCAGGCATATGTCTGTAATAAAATCAGAACCGATTGTCCGGTTGGGATCGGCTGTAGAGTATTTTACACAAAATGCCTTAGGGAATTTAAAGGAGCTGGAGATACGGCTTTCCGTTCAATTTGGTACAACGGCTCAATTGCTGGAAGAACTCCAAAGGGACCATATTGACCTATTCATTGCTACTCAAAAGCTCCAAATTCCAGGTATTGAATATACCAAAATAGATGTTGAGACGTTTGTCGTAACTGCTCCGCCTGATTATTCAACGGATGCATTAGAAAATAATGAGATCGAACAATGGCTGAGCGGACAAAAATGGCTGAGCTATGGCTTGGAGCTGCCCATCATCCGGCGTTATTGGAGGGCGAATTTCGGCGATCGCCCTTTTATTGAACCGTTTCACGTCATTCCGGATTTAAGAGCAATCCTGTCGGCAATTGAACATGGGATGGGAGTGAGCATTCTGCCTCTTTATTTAATCCAGGAATCTGTAAAGCAAAAGAAAACAAACCTTTTATTTCCTCACCTTTCCGTTAAAAATACGCTCTATGCTGCCTATAAGGTGGAAAAAAGAGATAATCCTGCCATTCAACAAATCATAGAGAACCTGAAAAAGGGGTTAACAGATTGA
- a CDS encoding putative quinol monooxygenase: MAVIITAILKAKPGKEPLLREELKKVLPASREEEGCVKYTLHESLDDKGTFMFYEIWKDETALQHHMEAPHYKEYRKNVADLLETREVYRLEEVVE, encoded by the coding sequence ATGGCCGTCATCATTACAGCCATTTTAAAAGCAAAACCAGGAAAAGAACCGCTGCTGAGAGAGGAATTAAAAAAGGTGCTTCCTGCATCCCGTGAAGAAGAAGGCTGCGTAAAATATACGCTCCATGAATCATTGGATGATAAAGGAACATTTATGTTTTATGAAATCTGGAAAGACGAAACAGCGCTTCAACATCATATGGAGGCTCCGCATTATAAAGAGTATAGGAAAAATGTTGCAGATTTGCTTGAAACAAGAGAAGTTTACCGCTTGGAGGAAGTTGTGGAATAG
- a CDS encoding zinc-binding dehydrogenase — translation MKALLLKGKNEWRTMKVEEIDRPRPQKGEVVGEVHAVGLNPVDYKTATGGNPNWEYPHILGLDVAGTIYETGEGVTDWRKGDRVVYHCDFNKKGGFAEYAVTTAHTISRIPDSVSFEEAAALPTAGYTAYQALFRKLPLSSIDTILIHGGAGGVGGFAVQLAKLAGKKVISTASAKNHDYVLSLGADLVIDYQHEDVKERVMEWTDGHGVDAVLDTVSRDSATASLDMIAYNGHIAHIAGAPDYSRIKPFTKVISYHEVALNAIHHNHDRIAEKDLARIGDEFLALVAEKKILPLLERVISLEEVPNALEELSKRHVKGKMVAKLK, via the coding sequence ATGAAAGCGTTATTATTAAAAGGAAAAAATGAATGGAGAACAATGAAAGTAGAGGAAATCGACAGGCCGCGCCCACAAAAAGGAGAGGTTGTGGGCGAGGTTCATGCAGTTGGTCTGAATCCGGTAGATTATAAAACAGCTACAGGGGGCAATCCTAATTGGGAATACCCTCATATTTTGGGTTTGGATGTAGCTGGTACAATTTATGAGACAGGAGAAGGAGTGACGGATTGGAGAAAAGGCGATAGAGTCGTTTACCATTGTGATTTTAACAAAAAGGGCGGCTTTGCAGAGTACGCCGTTACAACGGCCCATACGATATCCCGTATTCCGGACAGCGTATCATTTGAAGAAGCGGCCGCTTTGCCGACAGCAGGATATACCGCCTATCAGGCATTATTCCGTAAGCTCCCGCTTTCATCCATTGATACAATCCTCATTCATGGCGGAGCAGGAGGCGTGGGCGGCTTTGCGGTTCAATTGGCAAAGCTGGCAGGCAAAAAAGTGATCTCAACGGCTTCTGCTAAAAACCACGATTATGTTCTTTCTCTTGGGGCGGATCTTGTAATCGATTATCAACATGAGGATGTAAAAGAGCGAGTCATGGAATGGACGGATGGACACGGTGTAGATGCTGTTTTAGATACAGTCAGCAGAGACAGCGCTACAGCTTCTTTGGATATGATCGCTTATAACGGCCATATTGCCCATATTGCAGGTGCGCCTGATTATTCGCGGATTAAGCCCTTCACGAAAGTCATTTCTTATCATGAAGTTGCTTTAAATGCGATTCATCACAATCATGATCGTATAGCAGAAAAAGACCTGGCAAGGATAGGGGACGAATTTTTGGCTTTGGTGGCAGAGAAAAAAATCTTGCCGCTGCTGGAAAGAGTCATTTCTTTGGAAGAAGTACCAAATGCCCTGGAAGAACTGTCAAAACGACATGTGAAAGGCAAAATGGTAGCGAAACTAAAGTAA
- a CDS encoding type 1 glutamine amidotransferase domain-containing protein, protein MSKHILMVVTTADKMNEDHETGLWLSEFGEAYVEFDKLGYDITVASPLGGKAPVDERSLQGDDPQEVLDTAKYLENTVKLDEINDVSKFDAIFLPGGHGTMFDMPENDKLQAIIRDLYESGKVVAAVCHGPAGLVGVKLSDGTPLVKGKTVTSFTDAEEKETTLDQYMPFLLESRLRELGANFEAASNWSDHLEVDGNLITGQNPQSTISVAKAVTKQLA, encoded by the coding sequence ATGTCGAAACATATATTAATGGTTGTGACAACAGCCGACAAAATGAATGAGGACCATGAAACAGGGCTTTGGCTTTCTGAGTTTGGCGAAGCCTATGTTGAATTTGATAAATTGGGTTATGACATTACCGTTGCAAGTCCTCTAGGCGGAAAAGCGCCGGTAGATGAAAGAAGTCTACAAGGGGATGACCCTCAGGAAGTACTGGACACAGCTAAGTATTTGGAAAACACAGTGAAGCTTGATGAAATAAACGATGTTTCTAAATTTGATGCTATTTTCCTTCCTGGCGGACATGGAACGATGTTCGATATGCCGGAAAATGATAAGCTTCAAGCGATCATTCGGGACTTGTATGAGTCTGGTAAGGTGGTAGCGGCTGTATGCCATGGCCCTGCTGGCTTGGTGGGTGTGAAATTGTCTGACGGAACTCCTTTAGTAAAAGGAAAAACAGTTACATCTTTCACAGACGCAGAAGAAAAAGAAACGACATTAGACCAATATATGCCTTTCCTGTTAGAATCACGACTTCGCGAGTTAGGTGCAAATTTCGAAGCAGCATCCAACTGGTCTGACCATCTGGAGGTAGATGGCAATTTGATTACAGGACAAAACCCGCAATCTACTATCAGTGTTGCAAAAGCAGTCACTAAGCAATTAGCGTAA
- a CDS encoding GNAT family N-acetyltransferase, which translates to MFSFKVDEKIEIQLFQQEHKNELFSLIDKNREHLRKWLLWVDKRQSPEGLEPVISAWLTNYANNNGFDGGIRYNGTLVGMIGLHYIDWKNRATSIGYLLAENAQGKGIMTKTVRALANYLFEKLNLNRIEIQAAVNNVKSLAIPRRLGFTEEGIKREGQWLYDHYEDLILFSMLKSDWKQLK; encoded by the coding sequence ATGTTTTCTTTTAAAGTAGATGAAAAGATTGAAATTCAATTGTTTCAACAAGAACATAAGAATGAATTGTTTTCTCTAATAGATAAGAATAGAGAACACTTGCGAAAATGGCTTTTATGGGTTGATAAAAGACAATCTCCAGAGGGCTTAGAGCCCGTTATCTCTGCATGGTTAACCAATTATGCAAACAATAATGGGTTTGACGGAGGGATTCGATACAATGGGACATTAGTCGGGATGATAGGACTTCATTATATAGACTGGAAGAATCGAGCTACAAGTATAGGATATTTATTAGCAGAAAATGCTCAAGGGAAAGGGATCATGACCAAAACAGTGCGGGCATTAGCAAACTATCTCTTTGAAAAATTGAATTTAAATCGAATTGAAATTCAAGCTGCAGTAAATAATGTTAAAAGCTTGGCGATTCCCAGAAGGCTTGGATTTACAGAAGAGGGGATTAAACGTGAAGGCCAGTGGTTATATGATCATTACGAAGATTTAATCTTATTTAGCATGTTAAAGAGTGACTGGAAACAATTAAAATAG
- a CDS encoding DUF1129 family protein, with protein sequence MKIKEMIQMNLDKRRYLTKENDDVYKEVVVYIRCSKVSQRRAEELLLNILQQLIEVQKDGKTAYDVFGEDPQAYCDELISSLPRPSVVEKVVNLGFIVSLLLAIEFGVNTLFALVSSIVKKSFQIVPFDLIETVFTLSFLPAAVYLILSFVKGQSFGKQIDWTKRLVFVLLVTLPGLLAFILHLFTKESYSLTYSLPLWQGALLTLFFFITYKVLFNASTH encoded by the coding sequence GTGAAAATAAAAGAAATGATTCAGATGAATCTTGATAAAAGAAGATATTTAACTAAAGAAAATGATGACGTTTATAAAGAGGTGGTAGTTTATATACGCTGTTCAAAAGTCTCTCAGCGCAGAGCGGAAGAATTGCTGCTGAATATTTTACAGCAGCTGATAGAAGTGCAAAAAGACGGTAAAACAGCATATGACGTTTTTGGGGAAGACCCGCAAGCTTATTGCGATGAATTAATTTCTTCTCTGCCTCGCCCATCTGTAGTAGAAAAAGTGGTTAATTTAGGTTTTATTGTCAGTTTATTGCTCGCTATAGAATTTGGAGTGAATACTCTGTTTGCACTAGTCTCTTCCATTGTTAAAAAATCATTTCAGATAGTTCCTTTTGACTTAATTGAAACAGTTTTTACGCTAAGTTTTCTACCTGCAGCAGTATATTTAATCTTATCTTTTGTAAAGGGGCAGTCTTTTGGTAAGCAGATTGACTGGACCAAACGATTAGTGTTTGTTTTACTAGTCACTTTGCCAGGTTTGCTTGCCTTTATCTTACACCTTTTTACAAAAGAATCTTATTCTCTCACCTACAGTCTACCATTGTGGCAGGGCGCTTTGTTGACTTTATTTTTCTTCATTACCTATAAAGTATTATTTAATGCTTCTACTCACTAA
- a CDS encoding GNAT family N-acetyltransferase, translating to MNIRKLKVGEKPPMNLLLLADPSRLLVEEYIERGECFVAECDEQYIGVYVLLPTRPGTVELVNIAVCESQQGRGIGKQLVMSAIHTAKARDFKTIEVGTGNSSLGQLALYQKCGFRIIGIEMDFFLRHYSEEIFESGIQCRDMIRLSQDL from the coding sequence ATGAATATTAGAAAGCTTAAAGTGGGTGAAAAACCCCCTATGAATTTATTGTTATTAGCGGATCCTTCCCGTTTACTTGTTGAAGAGTATATAGAAAGGGGAGAATGCTTTGTAGCAGAATGTGATGAACAATATATTGGTGTCTATGTTCTGCTGCCTACAAGACCAGGTACGGTTGAGTTAGTAAACATTGCAGTGTGTGAATCACAACAAGGACGGGGTATTGGAAAACAACTGGTAATGAGTGCGATCCATACAGCCAAAGCAAGAGATTTCAAGACCATAGAAGTAGGTACAGGTAATTCAAGCCTTGGACAATTGGCGCTTTATCAAAAATGTGGTTTTAGAATAATAGGTATTGAAATGGATTTCTTTCTAAGGCATTATTCAGAGGAAATCTTTGAAAGTGGTATTCAGTGCAGGGATATGATTCGATTATCTCAAGATTTGTAG
- the corA gene encoding magnesium/cobalt transporter CorA — protein sequence MLIFNKAEQKMTTSKLRKPTEDEVAWIRLLSPSEEEINHVLKDMFNCHHLLVEDCLKMNQRPKMDWYKNNIFISFFTVDEQFKAREIALVVGENYVISIYEENLPILNKLYEELQQVEGKMNHPGHILYYIMDRCVDEYVQIVDHVEDKVEEWEEAIHQDPYAKIAHEIFHLKRKTHELRRIFVEERTVLGSISHQKFPYTSKEADVYFVDIYDHISRVVDSIDTFRDSLVGLLDMQISMKADRMNEIMKTLTVFSTVFLPLSFIVGLYGMNLKNIPEYSWNYGYLYVWILMILVTGGMLVYFKRKKWM from the coding sequence ATGTTAATTTTCAATAAGGCCGAACAGAAAATGACAACAAGCAAATTAAGGAAACCGACGGAGGACGAGGTAGCATGGATTCGTCTGCTTTCACCAAGCGAGGAAGAAATCAACCATGTTTTGAAAGACATGTTTAACTGCCATCACCTTTTGGTTGAAGACTGCTTAAAGATGAATCAGCGTCCCAAAATGGACTGGTATAAAAACAATATATTCATTTCTTTTTTTACGGTTGACGAACAATTTAAGGCAAGGGAAATTGCATTGGTAGTAGGAGAGAACTACGTCATCTCTATTTATGAAGAAAACCTGCCTATCCTAAACAAGCTGTATGAAGAATTGCAGCAGGTAGAAGGAAAGATGAATCATCCTGGCCATATTCTTTATTACATCATGGATCGCTGCGTTGATGAATATGTACAAATCGTGGATCATGTTGAAGATAAGGTGGAAGAATGGGAAGAAGCCATCCATCAGGACCCTTATGCGAAAATTGCACACGAGATTTTTCATCTAAAAAGGAAAACCCATGAATTACGGCGGATATTTGTAGAAGAAAGAACAGTGCTGGGATCCATCAGCCATCAAAAATTTCCTTATACAAGTAAAGAAGCGGATGTCTACTTTGTTGACATTTATGACCATATATCAAGGGTTGTGGATTCCATTGATACGTTCCGGGATTCGTTGGTCGGATTACTTGATATGCAAATATCCATGAAGGCTGACCGGATGAACGAAATTATGAAGACACTGACCGTTTTTAGTACTGTATTTTTGCCTCTATCCTTTATCGTGGGTTTATATGGCATGAACCTGAAAAATATACCGGAGTACAGCTGGAATTACGGCTACCTATATGTATGGATACTGATGATTCTTGTAACAGGCGGAATGCTGGTATATTTCAAACGGAAAAAGTGGATGTAG
- a CDS encoding DinB family protein gives MKEENIHILNRFSDYGIWVKSLHYAETDVWCAPISKGKWSVSAIIAHITNWDRYLLQKIIPSLKKGDEMTFPDFDSFNHKASMYADSGISQQELIQEAVSSREALVDTLMHMPEGELTKTVPSNGVTHCPNTGEPYSLIYIIQEFIEHDHHHKQQIIEFLSK, from the coding sequence ATGAAAGAGGAAAACATTCATATTCTTAATAGATTTAGTGATTATGGGATATGGGTCAAATCTTTACATTATGCAGAGACAGACGTTTGGTGTGCACCCATATCCAAAGGAAAATGGTCTGTGAGTGCAATCATTGCCCACATCACAAATTGGGATCGTTATTTACTTCAAAAAATTATCCCTTCCCTTAAAAAAGGGGATGAAATGACATTTCCTGACTTTGACTCCTTTAATCATAAAGCATCTATGTATGCGGATTCAGGAATTAGTCAGCAAGAATTAATTCAGGAAGCTGTGTCTTCAAGAGAGGCTCTGGTCGATACCCTTATGCATATGCCCGAGGGTGAGCTGACTAAGACTGTACCTTCTAATGGTGTCACCCATTGTCCAAATACAGGAGAGCCTTATTCTCTCATTTACATCATTCAAGAGTTTATTGAGCATGATCATCATCATAAACAGCAAATAATTGAGTTCCTCTCGAAATAA
- a CDS encoding GNAT family N-acetyltransferase produces the protein MPTVVNRSLAEKLENAEIDCLISRLAGIKEIKGNPMGVEFQKFESATAFTVKNIPGPAFNTVKGLKKGNEREVERIINFYRKKKIPARFELSPSGTSPDLFANLSKKGFYHHDFHTVLFRSLSSNIQIIKTSISPGITIRELKRHEFGLFADIYTNGFQMPSFLKQSVAENNEVLYDNKDWTFYLAIIENEPAGIGVLFMKNGIATLAAAATLPEFRNRGVQSALISHRINQAYIHGCYLITGQAKFGSVSQNNMEREGLKVAVAYTKSIWIKRDDVA, from the coding sequence ATGCCAACTGTTGTGAATAGATCGTTAGCAGAAAAATTAGAAAACGCAGAAATAGATTGTTTGATATCGAGGTTAGCTGGAATAAAAGAAATAAAGGGAAATCCAATGGGAGTGGAATTTCAGAAATTTGAGAGTGCCACCGCATTTACAGTGAAAAATATTCCAGGTCCTGCCTTCAATACTGTTAAAGGATTAAAGAAAGGAAATGAGAGGGAAGTCGAAAGAATAATTAATTTTTACAGGAAAAAAAAGATTCCGGCAAGATTCGAACTTTCTCCTTCAGGTACTTCTCCTGATTTATTTGCCAATCTTAGCAAAAAAGGTTTTTACCACCATGATTTTCATACTGTTCTATTTCGATCACTTTCTAGCAATATCCAAATAATAAAAACATCCATATCACCAGGCATTACGATACGGGAATTAAAAAGGCATGAATTTGGACTGTTTGCGGATATCTATACCAATGGTTTTCAAATGCCTTCTTTTTTAAAACAGAGTGTTGCTGAAAATAATGAAGTGCTCTATGACAACAAAGATTGGACCTTCTATCTTGCTATTATTGAAAACGAACCTGCAGGAATAGGTGTTCTATTTATGAAGAATGGGATAGCCACTCTTGCTGCAGCGGCTACATTACCTGAATTTAGAAATAGGGGTGTTCAAAGCGCGTTAATCAGCCATCGTATTAATCAGGCTTATATTCATGGCTGTTATTTAATTACTGGACAAGCGAAATTTGGTTCTGTTAGCCAAAATAATATGGAAAGAGAAGGGCTGAAGGTCGCGGTCGCCTACACCAAATCAATTTGGATAAAAAGGGATGATGTTGCGTAA
- a CDS encoding NAD(P)-dependent oxidoreductase: MKIGIIGSSGKAGSQLLKEAAERGHAVTAIVRNASKIQNKSIEALEKNIFDLKAKDLQPFDVVINAFNAAPGQEVQHVEAGRVLIEALKEVEKTRLIVVGGAGSLFADETKSVRVFDTPDFPEAYLQTAKNMGQNLYDLQAANDLQWTYISPAAFFDPAGKRTGSYQKGHDILLKNSNGESYISYADYAIAVLDEIEHPQHINQRFTVVGEKE, from the coding sequence ATGAAAATAGGAATTATTGGATCAAGCGGAAAGGCAGGAAGCCAGCTGTTAAAAGAAGCAGCAGAGCGGGGACATGCTGTTACAGCAATTGTAAGGAATGCTTCCAAAATACAGAATAAAAGCATTGAAGCTCTTGAAAAAAACATTTTTGACTTGAAAGCAAAGGATTTGCAACCATTTGATGTTGTAATTAATGCATTTAATGCTGCCCCTGGACAAGAAGTTCAGCACGTGGAAGCTGGGAGAGTATTAATTGAGGCTCTTAAAGAGGTTGAAAAAACAAGATTAATTGTCGTTGGGGGAGCAGGAAGCTTATTTGCGGACGAAACAAAATCAGTTAGAGTATTTGATACACCTGATTTTCCTGAAGCTTATCTGCAAACCGCTAAGAATATGGGGCAAAACCTTTATGATTTGCAAGCGGCAAATGATCTTCAATGGACTTATATTAGTCCTGCGGCATTCTTTGATCCTGCAGGTAAACGAACAGGTTCTTATCAAAAGGGACATGACATACTGCTAAAGAATTCGAATGGTGAAAGCTATATTAGCTATGCTGATTATGCGATTGCTGTTTTGGATGAAATTGAACATCCACAGCATATCAATCAACGATTCACTGTTGTAGGTGAAAAAGAATAA
- a CDS encoding Rrf2 family transcriptional regulator translates to MSISTRFAVGIHILSLLEINKEGVNTSEYIAGSVNTNPALIRKITGMLKHAGLVNVRPGVAGAALAKDLSDITLLDVYRAVDIQDKELFGIHDNTNLDCPVGRNIQSAITPFFSIAETALEKALGVITLEDVVKDIKMKEQQNIKTSNTD, encoded by the coding sequence TTGTCAATCAGCACCCGTTTTGCAGTGGGAATCCATATACTCTCACTTTTGGAAATAAACAAAGAAGGCGTTAATACTTCAGAATATATTGCTGGAAGTGTTAATACTAATCCAGCACTTATTAGAAAAATTACGGGGATGCTTAAGCATGCAGGATTAGTAAACGTACGTCCTGGTGTGGCCGGGGCCGCTTTAGCAAAAGACCTGTCAGATATTACTCTGTTGGATGTTTATAGGGCAGTTGATATACAGGATAAGGAGTTATTTGGCATTCATGACAATACGAATCTGGACTGTCCAGTTGGCCGAAACATTCAAAGCGCTATAACACCTTTTTTTTCTATAGCTGAAACTGCCTTAGAAAAGGCTTTAGGTGTAATCACACTCGAGGATGTCGTGAAGGATATCAAAATGAAAGAGCAACAGAATATTAAAACATCGAATACAGACTAA
- a CDS encoding S1 domain-containing RNA-binding protein, which yields MSIQVGNKVQGKVTGITNFGAFVELPEGKTGLVHISEVANSYVKDINEHLKVGDEVEVKILSEKDGKIALSIKKAIERPEGEASSFTKRPPQRQGRFDNRSKGNFKPTESFEDKMARFLKVSEENLSSLKRNTETKRGGRGGRRG from the coding sequence ATGTCAATTCAAGTAGGGAACAAGGTTCAAGGGAAAGTAACAGGCATCACCAATTTCGGAGCTTTCGTAGAGCTTCCGGAAGGAAAAACAGGTCTTGTCCATATCAGTGAAGTAGCGAACAGCTATGTAAAGGATATAAATGAACATCTTAAAGTTGGCGATGAAGTAGAAGTAAAAATACTTAGTGAAAAAGATGGAAAGATTGCATTATCCATCAAAAAAGCCATCGAAAGACCAGAAGGTGAAGCTTCTTCCTTCACAAAACGTCCGCCACAACGCCAAGGACGCTTTGACAATCGTTCGAAAGGAAACTTTAAGCCTACTGAGAGCTTTGAAGATAAAATGGCCCGTTTCTTGAAAGTCAGCGAAGAAAACTTATCATCCCTAAAACGCAATACTGAAACAAAACGCGGCGGAAGAGGCGGAAGACGCGGCTAA
- a CDS encoding aldo/keto reductase — MAVEHVTSDASGTFKIGGDLEVKRLGYGVMQLTGKGVWGDPRDPEEAVRVLQKAAELGVNFIDTADSYGPFVANHLIKKALYPYAEDLVIATKVGLTRCGPNDWRPVGRPEYLRQQVELNLRDLGLEQIDLLQLHRIDPKVPLEDQVGELAAMKKEGKIRHIGLSQISVEELEAASKITDIVTVQNLYNLANRESEAVLEYCEANQIGFIPWFPLATGKLAKEGSPLDQLAKKHDAKPAQLALAWLLKRSPVILPIPGTSSVDHVVENIAAAGITLSDEEFETLSNAVSE; from the coding sequence ATGGCAGTTGAACATGTTACAAGCGATGCATCCGGAACTTTTAAAATTGGGGGAGATTTGGAGGTTAAACGCCTTGGATATGGCGTTATGCAATTAACAGGAAAAGGTGTGTGGGGAGATCCCCGCGACCCGGAGGAAGCGGTTCGTGTACTTCAAAAAGCTGCTGAGCTTGGCGTTAATTTTATTGATACAGCGGATTCCTACGGCCCTTTTGTTGCAAACCATCTGATAAAAAAAGCTCTCTATCCCTATGCAGAGGATTTAGTCATTGCTACAAAGGTGGGGCTTACTCGCTGTGGACCTAACGATTGGCGTCCAGTTGGAAGGCCGGAATATTTACGTCAGCAGGTTGAATTAAACCTTCGTGATCTTGGACTTGAACAAATTGACCTGCTCCAATTACACCGAATTGACCCAAAAGTTCCTCTTGAAGATCAAGTGGGCGAACTGGCTGCGATGAAAAAAGAAGGGAAAATCCGACATATCGGTCTAAGTCAAATCAGTGTCGAAGAATTGGAAGCAGCATCTAAAATAACAGATATTGTTACTGTACAAAATTTATATAATTTAGCAAATCGTGAATCTGAAGCCGTACTGGAATATTGTGAAGCCAACCAGATTGGGTTTATTCCATGGTTCCCGCTGGCGACAGGAAAACTCGCGAAAGAAGGAAGTCCTCTCGATCAGCTCGCTAAAAAGCATGATGCTAAACCGGCTCAGCTGGCTCTCGCATGGCTGCTGAAACGCTCACCGGTCATTCTTCCTATTCCGGGTACCTCCTCCGTAGACCATGTAGTAGAAAATATCGCAGCTGCTGGGATTACGCTATCTGATGAAGAATTTGAGACACTTAGCAACGCTGTATCTGAATAG